In Aedes albopictus strain Foshan chromosome 3, AalbF5, whole genome shotgun sequence, the genomic window gacatctgtttgttgacggtttttcctagttacggacgatttttcaatatagtgtgcattacaaattggttcttgagtttgatctctccctatctcgatggtcccttcaatatcgagatatagagagtcaactgtaattttaaagatcaagatcaaatgactccgtacttcacccaatctgaatcttatagttTATTTCATATGGTCATATTTGCTACCAGTAATGTTGAAAACAACAACCTAATttatttaacttaacaccattactcaataaaaactaggcgaaataccaatgaaagacGTGCGTGtcggccgaaaggaacttgacACATTTGCAATCATTACAAAAGgttaaagcacagagaacagacatccaagtccagttcccaaactgtgtaaggaatttaacggctatttgaaatcggcaacacaagtggcaatagcgtggcgctgcaatcggttgatttcccatactaatttaattcaccacttgaaatgtttcaattcaccactgactgtggcaatatggtgtttggtggcgttagtgttgtcatcgtgtattggtttgcaacctttcTCAAGTaatgattcaaatccttacacaactttccgaatgaaatttgttctagtctggatgtctgttctctgtggttaaagACAGTgtatttatttcaaaacatatacagtttcttaccgattttggcaacacgaggtgaattttatgttgccaaattggggtgttgccaaaatcggtaattttttttgtggattatttttaacttttatatgtcaatttggcttatattttaaatatggactattcacaagttataaaacaatccctgtaggtgacgttcataaattacgtcataatttgtaaaattgttgattttggaaaatttaatgaattttcattttttgaagaagagaaaggctaaaatataaacacatttacaaatacaaacgatttttcggtaaaaatttttggtaAAAAATTTTTGTtgtcaaaatcggtaaaaaattgttgccaaaatcggtaagaaattgttgccaaaaacgggtgttgccaaaatcgggaaggaaatgttgccaaaaacgggtgttgccaaattcgggagtagacaaaaacgggtgttgccaaaatcggtaagaaactgtactgTATTTGATCATTATGTAAGCTtccaattaatacattcactttgcaaatctgaattacagatgggaaataaattcaattttattgtgtatccgaacttattgaataCCGTGAATTTTATCCAAACATTATTTTTCAAGTAAAATTCGtgcgataacgtgcctctggagccgaccttctgcTACACAGAAAACACCCAGAAAACCAATGCTTAAACATAATGTTTGACCCGATCGAAATTTAATTAGTGTCAAACAATTGTTTTTGTTTGGGTTTATTCCTTATCAAATATTCGACCCTGCTTACTTGTAACCATAGACAGCCTCAACGTACACTTGCTGGATACTAGGATACTTACGTGTTAACAACTTCAGATGTACGGATATCGGATATTACAAATGACACTATTATTGTCTTTTATTTCAGTAAAAGTTATATTAAAAACCAGAAAAGCCATTTCATCGCAGTTGTCTTCATCGAAATCGCtgtatttaaggcgaaactggatacatttcctcacttttcggtttttgatttttaataaaatagcgaagcaataatttcaaaatcgattttcgtacacatgtagagtatggatcaaggtatctcctgaatttttccctggtggaaaaagtttttcgtttttgcagaaaccatttttttgtgcaattttgtttaaaaatggtttctgcaaaatcgaaaaactttttccaccagggaaaaattcaggagataccttgatccatactctacatgtgtacgaaaactgattttaaatatattgcttcgttattttatttaaaatcaaaatccaaaaaaatgaggaaatgcttccagtttcgccttaaaagacAATCACTCCGTCTTTCACAGTGGATCGCAGAGTTGCGTCAGCATGGAGgtattgtccgtgcagttgaatcccggaattttcgactagcgaagttggattgttctccaaatccgtgcgttgaacctaacttcggaagtggtgcgctgtatatagcggaccaggtttattCCAGAAAGataaatccaacttcgctagtcgaaaactccgattttcaactaaattgagaatatagactATAGAGGGGAGAATCCTTGTCGTCGACTTCGAGTTTAACGGCTTCCACCGGGTTTCGTGTTGACGTTGAGTGATTTCGTGAGACTTTGAATTCTGTCGATTCTCGCTACAGCATCTGCTTTAACTTCCATATTAGTAACAAAGCCAGCATCGGTTTTCATTATGGCTATGGTATTTGCTAACTCGTCCGCAAAACTGAACTGTGAACATATTTTCTGAAGTTCCTTGCAGTTATCGACAATTGTAAGTGCTTTTGCGTCTAGATCTTTCTTCAGGAGGTCAAGATCACCACTGAGGCTGCTTATTTGGCTTTGAATTGTTGCTTGCTGTTGTTTACTTTCATCATAGCGTTGTTTAGTTTCCTGCAGTATCATTTCAATCGTTTGTGTCTTTTTTTCTGGTTTATAACTAGCATCGAAATGATGCGCCATACTGCAGCCACATTTGTTGCAACTTTCGGTGCTAATGCTGAAGGCTTGGCAAAATGACATAGGCAAAATGAAACGGTCACATTTATGACAGCAAACCCAAGCGCGATGATTTTTGCAAAGCACATTAATATATGGAGTGGGCAACATGTCCACAATTTCTATTGCGGTATTTTGCCTGTAATTTGAATACGATGAAACTGAAATAGAAGCAATGTTTTCTGCATGTTGTAGATCAGTTAGTTTATTTTGTAATACATACAGCTTTCTCATGTCGTTTATTTGGGCATTGAGTTTTGATTtgatttcatttttcttttttcGCATTTCTCCAAATGCGTCAGATGCCACATGACCCAGTTGAGTAATTTTCTTCACCATCTGTTCTAATGTTTTCATGGACTTTTTCCAGGCATACTCGATCTCATCAAATTTTTCCGGATCGTCAATCCAAGTATTGATGGGTCTACTCAAAGCACTGTTGTTCATGTAAAACCTATTTTTGTCCGAAATTGTCCAAGGGTTTAGCGCTTTGAATTCAAAATTAACACTACTTTCATAGCAATTGGTGAGAACTACCATAATATTACTGAGCAGAACATCTGGGACAGAGCTTTTCATCATATTAATTGTGTCTTTTAGATTCGACGTAGTTCGAGCCACAGTTCCATTTACAACCAACATAATGGCTGCAATCGTTCCAGTCATCTCAGCAACTTCCATGATTTTCAATATGTTTTCAGCGTCCTTATCCCGTCCACTTGTGTCACTTAGACCTGGGGTATCAATGAAGGCGTAGTCTATGCCATTCAATGAGAAATTATAAAACGTACATTTTCCGGTTTTGCTTTTTGTGGGATCTTGAAGATCTTTTTCCTGATGATCAAATTCTTCCGTAGCAGGATAGTGCCTTGAGGGGATCGCAATTTTCAGATTGTGCAGCGTTCCTCCGCGAAAGTAGTTGGTCAAATAGTTGATGAGAGTCGACTTTCCCGATCCCGTTTCTCCGACCAGTAGCACGTTGTAGACATTCTTTTTGTTTGGATTCTCGATTCGGAAAACCTTTTTTTTAACAGAcctgtaattaaaaaaaaaaatactatgtaTAGCTATGAATGAACTTTATTCGTCAGTTTctctagtttccacttcgtaaccTGGTAATAATAAGACAAACGTCTTCAAATCCCAGCCCAATCTCAAGAAGTGAACTGAGACTCACTGAGACTTACAAACTGCTCAATCGACCCAGTGACTAAACCAAGACTCCCGGATAACTAGCTCAGCAGCATGAGACCCCTAGAGCTGGGTCTACAGGGTcggcatgctactgggtaattcggagGGGCTACGCGGAACAACGGGTGCTGAAACTGTGGAATTCTTAGTGATCGGTGAATTGAAAAAGTGTTATACAAAGTCTATGTGGGATTTATATAATCTAATACTGAGGTTGGGTGTCTGAACTTTATTGGGCTATGGCTACTACTATGGGCTAGTTTGTGGTGTGAGGATCGTTGTTctggtaaggactgtatcggaaattaactataaacattcaaaatgctctatctcgacgcacggttggtctttccattccggttcttctatgaaatcttcacaatatagttaagtttagaacagcttgaagaaatttggaaaatgtttagtattattgaaaatatgggtctatgagtataccacacaaaataacaatctgtacaaacagtttttattttaaattttttcaaagtttcaaacatttgtagcgaaaaaaaattgtacggggaaaaatctggaaaatattgtttattactagcagttatgtgcacataacatatcactcaaaaccgacttttaaaattcttattttggatagaaaaacctccaacattgagaatatggtctatcccaaaggaacacctactttttggtcgaactttgacgctctgttttaaatatctttagaggatataaaattccgttctctggtaaaactacctcttcaatagatttaaatacatacccaatcgaaaaaaatacaaattttcaatttaatgtattttttatttgcgtaatcgttctttgaagacgcataaaaaaagtgttcatcgaaaaatggccttttatcatttttaagaattgccctaaactgcggagggattttttttgataaaaataattttcctatatcatgagcattctggaaaagaatatatttgcgcaaaaataagaaaaaactgaatattttcccacagttttcgcaatttttaatttttaggaggtgtccaaaattttaaaaacatttgcgCAATCTTTGAGATATAAGTCCaaattaaatgattattttttgaaaatcagaactgccattctttattttgtttgggataggcaactttttttctcttacaaaaaagttcaacatgatataacttttcattgagtgcattaaaaaatctcaaattttgactgcttgtcaacctattatatgtgcatcattggtacaaacttgggctcgattgaataatgtttcgcgaagttagaaccgttcaggtaaaacactattttttagacaactcatttttgagctgtcatatctcggaaaccagtgaaccgaattgaatgaaattttgaacgtacactaacaatatgtaagttagagtgggtcaacgttgtatggagaaactttaaatttgatcgcatcaacccggaacaaagctttttcaatctgtattgatggccaaaataactgtgcaaaatttggaagtgattggttgcgtccccgtattccgcattgcgattgaaatttgtatggaagttagtatgggaaaacgtacttttttgcattttattcataagttgaattattttgtctaatacTATGTAACTGATTACGTTAAAGcatagcctagaatatgccgaaaaactatgccgaagaccgcaaagtgatccgatgcttgtgaaaaaagttattcgcttggtaacttaggctaaaaattaagattttattattgatgttattcctttacatgttaaatgttaagtaccaccaggcaatctgtacgttataacttttttcacaagtgtcggatcactttgcggtcttcggcaaagtttttcggcatatcctaggctatacttcaacgtcattagttagatcattttagacaaaaaacttcaatttatgagaaaaatgcaaaaaagcacgttttcccatactaaattccatacaaatttcaatcgcaatgcggaatacggggacgcaaccaatcgctcccaaattttgcacagttgttttggacgccaaaaggaatcgaaaaaggtttgttccaaaaaatcgactttgttgacccagtctaatgtaagtgcttcacaaactattgaaacataagtactttttaaacgttgaaaaaagttatcatggattgacactttttggatttttctcgaaaaaacgtattttttttacaataatgtcaataaattttagtgttgatatccaaagattttctagttttgttctcaaattatctctaatcagatatattagagcctatttagattgaaggaagaacacatttagtaatttttgtgtgatattgtaaatttgacttattttcctctatatgggtaaaaatttcaacccggtataacttaattcgccgtgagaaaatattacattttataacgtcgtattaagtatcaatatattgttgataaacgctaaaaaaaataattcaattcggttctctggtttccgagatatgacacttcaaaaattagttgtctaaataatagtgttttacccgaacggttctaacttagcgaaaaattaatcaatcgagcccaaatttgtaccaatgatgcacatataataggttgacaaacagtcaaaatttgagatttttctatgcactctatgaaaagttacagcatgttgatttttttgtggaagaaaaaaagttgcctatcccaaaaattttggccatcccctgtatatagtatctccaaaaataaagttatgtttatttcgaacagattttttttcaggcaattgtgaacgtttatagttaatttccgatacagtccttacgtaCCGGGGCGTTGTTGGACGTTGGCGAGCGCTCGCTGCTGCAGGTGAGGTTTGCTTCGGCGGTGGTGAGTCGGAAGATGGCGACTTGGTGGCTTGGTCTTCGCGCACCTGAATGGCGGCGGCGCCTCTTGATTGGGTCAAAGGCAATGGCGGATTGCTACGGAAGTAGCCTGGGGGTCTA contains:
- the LOC109426079 gene encoding uncharacterized protein LOC109426079 is translated as MSDRSVKKKVFRIENPNKKNVYNVLLVGETGSGKSTLINYLTNYFRGGTLHNLKIAIPSRHYPATEEFDHQEKDLQDPTKSKTGKCTFYNFSLNGIDYAFIDTPGLSDTSGRDKDAENILKIMEVAEMTGTIAAIMLVVNGTVARTTSNLKDTINMMKSSVPDVLLSNIMVVLTNCYESSVNFEFKALNPWTISDKNRFYMNNSALSRPINTWIDDPEKFDEIEYAWKKSMKTLEQMVKKITQLGHVASDAFGEMRKKKNEIKSKLNAQINDMRKLYVLQNKLTDLQHAENIASISVSSYSNYRQNTAIEIVDMLPTPYINVLCKNHRAWVCCHKCDRFILPMSFCQAFSISTESCNKCGCSMAHHFDASYKPEKKTQTIEMILQETKQRYDESKQQQATIQSQISSLSGDLDLLKKDLDAKALTIVDNCKELQKICSQFSFADELANTIAIMKTDAGFVTNMEVKADAVARIDRIQSLTKSLNVNTKPGGSR